A segment of the Fibrobacter succinogenes subsp. succinogenes S85 genome:
ACCTTGGTCTTGGTGATGGTAAACTCGCCCGACGTGAAAGAGAAATCATAGTTTGGGAACTTCTTTTTCAGGCCGTCATAAATACCATCCGCCAAAGTAATCGGATAAGTATAGACTTCCTCACCGGCATTTCTTGTGAGTTCAATAAATTCTTCCAATCCTGCCTGCAAATTCGCAAGTTCTTTCGCATTGACGTTTTTTACTTCAGCCAATTTCCACGTAAATACCGGATCTTTAGTCCCCTTTTCCTTTTCGGCATTATCGATCAAGATTTTGATGGGCTTTTGTTCGATATCAAATTTCTTTTCAATGGGGTCTGTATTCCCCTTCACAGTCACATAAACGGTTCCCGCATTGGCGCCCGCATTTATGTTTTCTCCATACGTTACGGAAAAATCGGTAAGTTCAACATCGTCACACATCACTCTTGTAACGGTCGGCTTAATCTGGTTTCCACTAAAAATGCCCAAACTCGGAGTTATCGCAACAGTGCATGTACTATCGGCAAATGCACCCGAAAACGCCATCGAAACGGCAAGAGCGAACATCGCAATCTTTTTGATCATAAACCACTCTCTTTTTTAATTAACCATACCCAATTAATCAAACCCAAGTAAAAATATATTTTTTTGCTTACAATTTCAACTACGCAAACCGTTAAAACGTTGTAAAAAGGCACTACAAAGGTTTAATACAACAGAAAAACCGCCCCCGATTGGGAGCGGTCCGTAAGATTTTCAGTGGAACTGAAGAGAATTACTTCTCTGCGACCACCCAAACCTTGACCTGTGCTTCAACGTCGCTGAAGACCTTGACAGTCACGGTGTAGACACCGAGCTGCTTGATCGGTTCAGCAAGGTCGATCTGAGCACGGGAAACCTTGACACCAGCCTTGGTGATTGCTTCAGCGATGTCACCTGCGGTCACAGAACCGTAGAGACGTTCGCCTTCAACAACGCGGCGTTCGAGGTTGACAGAAACCTGTGCGAGCTTTGCAGCAACATCGCCGGCGGCAGCGAGTTCCTTCTGGAACTGAGCTTCAACAGCAGCGCGGTTGTTTTCGATTTCAAGCTTGGCTTCCTTAGTTGCGCGAACAGCGAGCTTACGCGGGAAGAGGTAGTTACGTGCGTAACCATCCTTAACCTTCACGACGTCGAGCATCTTGCCCAAGTGGGGGACGTTAGCCTTAAGAATAATTTCCATAGTCTAGTTCCTCCTATTAGCGCATGCTGTCCGAAACGAACGGGAGAATAGCCATCTGACGGGCACGCTTGATAGCTTCGTTCAGCATACGCTGATACTTAGCGGATGTGCCAGAAATGCGGCGCGGGATGATCTTGCCACGTTCAGAGATAAAGCGACGAAGAGTCTTTTCGTCCTTGTAGTCAATGAACTTGACGTTGTTCTCGGTGAACCAGCAAGTCTTCTTGCGGCGAATACGAGTAGCCTGCTTCTTATCTTCAAAAGCCATTATTCAGCCTCCCCTTCTTCTGCGTCAACCGGAATAATTTCTTCGGTGGACTGTGCCTGAGTCTGGTCGTAAACGATTTCGCTCATCGGATAATCAGCGAGGGTCATCCAGCGGAGAACGTTTTCGTTGAGCTTGAGAGCGGCTTCCATGTTAGCAACCACAGAGGCTTCGGCCTTGTAGTAGAAAATCACATAGTAGCCATGCTGACGCTTGTTGATAGTATAAGCGAGCTTGCGCTTGCCCCAGTCGTCACGGCGGAGAATTTCGCCGTTGCCGTTGGTGATGTTTGCAGCGATAGTCTCGACTTCAGCCTTGATAGCGTCGTCAGAGATCATAGCGTCGATGATCACCATCGTTTCGTATTGTCTCATAATGAGTCCCTTTGGTCTATCGCCCGGAAACCGACATTGGCTCCGGGAGGGTTCCGAATAAATCGGTGCGGGTAATATAGAAAAAAGCGTTCCGGATGTCAAACCTCGGGAGGAAGTCGCCCCCGAAAAAACATCGTTAAATCCCGAATTGGAGGCCAAGGAAACCCGCAACCGCCCATTCATTGACATCTCGATTGAAGTATCGCTGGAAAATCATTTCAAAGGACACCCACGTTGAGCGGAGGTTATTGCGCCCCCAAGGCCATATTTTTTGCAAATTGAAAGCAACCCCCGGACTGAACGAGACAAGCTGCGCCCATGAGAAGTTGAATTCATAACTGGCACTGCCCATAAGCCCAAAATAATGGGATAGAGTAACGCCCATGCCGACCTCGACGCCAAGCGTAAAGCCATCAAGAGAGAACATCTTTTCACAGTTCTTGTCGTAAACAGAATTCTGCGAAATTTCACTAGCATCGGATAGGCTGTCTAATTCCGCAATTTTACTAGAATCCACTTCATCCGAGCGGTTCCTGCGGACACCGTCCTTCAGCTCCTTGCGAAATTCCGAGAGGTCGGTCGTCTCAAGTCCAAGCACGGCGCCAGCGTAAAAGTCCGCAACTGTAAAACTCTTGTGGAATTTGACATTCAGGCGATAGCGCTGGTACATGAGCATCACATCACGGTCGAGCGTCCCGCCAAAGAAGCGAACGTCAAAACCGCCAGTAACGTAATCTCTATAGTGATATTCTAGCTGGCCCTGCCACACGCCAAGACAATCGCAATCTTCGGATGCATTGAAAAGCCCGGCACCGAGACCAACAGAAAAACCTTCCTTCAAATATGCCGACTGGTGCGGTAATGGGATATTGTAAGACTGAGGTTTTGATTCGGACTTGGTCAGTTCAGGACGAACAACATAAATTGTATCAACAATTGTATCTCGTACAACGATGGGTTCATCAGCAGTATCTGCGACGGAGGTTGCCGAAATGGCGGGATTTGCAAAATTTGAGGAAACGTCAGTCGTGTCAGACTGTGACGTGGACTCCGGAGATGCAGAGTCCAAATTTGCGGATTTTTTTGACGCTTTGCGAGAGGCCGTTTTGCGAGACTTCGCCGATTTGGACGTTGTAGACTTTTTAGCGACCACCTCGGACTTTGCTTTTTTCGCCTTGGAGCTAGAACGAGTCGTGCCGGAGTCTTTGGCTTCGGCATAGACGTTCAGGATTAGCAAAAGGACTAAAAAAAGAATTCGCACGCTTGTAATTTAATAAAAATTATTTGCTATTGCGACTTGCCTCAATCTGTTGAATCCGTGCATTTTCTATTTCTGCGCACTTTTTCGAGACCTTATCATAAGAAAGCGTCGTAAAAGTTTCGCGAGGAGGCATAAGATCGAGCATCATTTTTTCAATAGCCATAGCGCCCTGCATTCCAAGTATGGAAGCATTGCTCAAATCCAATCGGCGACTGGTTTTACGTTTATAATCCTTCAGAGAGACATCAACAGAATAGCCATCCCAAACAAGATCCGAGTGGTATTCCTGTTTGTATTTTTCTATAGAATTTTTTAGTGATTTTGCAATTAAAGACTTTTCGGGACTCAGTAGCGTCCACTGGACCGAATCGATATTCGGCTTTATCCGATGTTTATAGCCTTCATCATCAATATTTTCAGCACTACACATGCGATAGGCGGCACGATAAAAAACAGAGTCATTCCGTTCCCTGACGGCTATGATGCGGGTATCATTCCACCAGGCGTCTTCCAGAATCATTTCTATTTCGTAATCAGCATTCTGCGCTATTTTCAATTCAACATCTTGCATCGGTTCATCAACAATTTCTGCAAACGGATAAAAAACAGGAGGATATACGTCCCAAAATATAACCGCTGAATATGTTAGCAGCGGCAATATGGGAACAAGAATCCAATGCAAATTTTTAGAGACACTGAATAAACTCCCTAAAGCAACACCAACAAAGTAAGGAATAAAAATCAAAATACAATGAAGCGGGTTAGTAAATATCGCTTGCGATATCGTAAAGCCCACCAGCAAGACGACTGGATAAATTAAAGCAACAGCCAACCACAACTTTTTTCTTGGAGAATTTTTTCGAAGGCTAAAAAACACGAATGCCCAAAAGAAAGGCAAAAAGATGTAAATGGCGAAATCTGCCAATTTGTCTATTCTGCAGAACCAATATGAGAAATCGCGCCAAAGCTGATAAAGGAATTGAGAGGTTTCAACCATTTTTGCAGTTCCTGAACTTCTTACAAAGTTCAATATACACAAAAGCTCCCGGAGGAAAATCCGAGAGCCTTGTAAAATGATTTAAAAGGGAGATGCCCGGTTCCTTCGACTTCGCTCAGGACAGGCTCCGCCGGGCATGACAAAAGTAAAAGCCGAGCGGTCTATTAGTCGCCTTAGTATGTACCAAGCAAATGGCGTACGCGGTCCATCATGACCTTGGCCTTGGCGCGGGCGCGTTCCTTACCGTAAGCGAGAATCTTTTCGATTTCGTCGGTATGGTCGAGCAAGTAGAAGTACTTTTCGCGAGCGGCACCGAGATGTTCTTCGAGAACGTTCTGGAGTTCCTGCTTGGCGTGGCCCCAGCCCATGCCACCTGCACGGTAGCGTGCTGCGAGAGCTTCGGTCTGTTCCGGCGTTGCAAAGAGTTTGTACAACTTAAACACGTTGCAAGTATCCGGATCCTTCGGTTCTTCAATGCCCTGGGAGTTCGTCACAATCTTGCCAAGACGCTTTTTGAGAGCCTTCGGTTCAAGGAAGATGTCGATGTAGTTGTCGTAGGACTTGCTCATCTTGCGACCATCGAGGCCCGGGATGACACCGGTGGATTCCTGGAAAACCGGTTCCGGGACGGTGAACACGTCTTCGCCAAAGTGCTTGTTGAACTTGATGGCGATATCGCGAGCAAATTCAACGTGCTGCTTCTGGTCCTTGCCCACCGGCACGATGTCTGCGCTGAACATGAGGATGTCGGCATCCATGAGGCACGGGTAGCAGTAAAGGCCCATGTTCACGTTGGAGTCCACATCAACACCAGCGGCGGTGTTGGCTTCGACCTTAGCCTTGTAAGCGTGGGCGCGGTTCATGAAACCCTTCGGCGTGAAGCAGCTGAGAGCCCAGCTAAGTTCAAAGATTTCAGGAATATCGCTCTGCTTGTAGAACAGGGATTCTTCCGGGTTGAGACCAAGAGCAAGCCAAGTTGCGGCGACCTTGTAGATATTCGCACGCATTTCGGCGCCGTTCTGCACAGTCGTCAAAGCGTGATAGTCCGCGATGAAATAGACCGTGTCGTAAGTCTTCGTAAGTTCAAGAGCCGGGCGGATTGCGCCCACATAGTTGCCGAGATGGGGAGTGCCAGTCGGCTTGATACCGGTAAGTGAAATCTTTCTCATGGCGTGCAATTTAGGAAAATTTCAATGTGCGTTACAGCACACTTGCGCGGGGAAAGTGCTGTGTTGGGGTAAATTCGGGGGAAAAATAGCGCGCTATCGATTTCTTTTATTACATTTCCTTGTCAAATGATTAAAGACGAGAAATACATATTGGTAGATAGTGAAGAATCGCTCGCAAACTTGCTTGCTGATTTGGAGCTTTATGACATGGCCGCTGTCGACACCGAAGCGGATTCCATGTACCACTACACGGCTCGTCTCTGTCTTATCCAGATTACCATTGGCGAACACCATTATATTGTGGACCCGCTTTGTGGGCTGGACCTTGCACCGCTGTTCAAGGCACGTGCAATGCAGACGCTGATTTTCCACGGTGCAGATTACGACCTCAGACTTTTGTGGCAGACTTACGGCTTTTCGCCGAAGAGCATTTTCGACACGATGCTTGCCGCAAAGATTCTGGGCGAACAGCACCTCGGGCTTGCCGATTTGGTCAAGGAATATTTTGGCGACGAGCTCAAGAAAGAAAACCAGAGAGCCGACTGGACGATTCGACCACTTTCGCTGGACATGTGCGAATACGCCATCCACGATACGTTCTACCTTCACGAACTTTGTGCCATTTTAGCAGAAAAGCTGCAACAGGCCGGTCGCATGAACTGGCTCACGGAGCAGTGCAACACGCTTATCGAACACGCAAGGACCCCGAACGCCCCGAAAAAAGATCCGTGGCGCATTACGGGTTCCAGCATTTACAGCCCCTGCGCATTGAACATCCTCAAACACTTATGGGAATGGCGTGAAAAGCAGGCCGAAGAACTCGACCGTCCACCTTATAAGGTGATGCAGTCCGAACTGATGCTTGCGATTGTGAATGCCCAGAATTCGCATTTCCCGGAAGTCAGCGAAACGTTCCTGCCAAAGCTCCCCCGCAATTTCAAGGGCGACCGTCTAGATTCGTTTTTGAACATGTTGCGCACAGCTGTGGCTGTTCCGGAATGCGATTGGCCGATGCGCCTTCCGAAGGCTCCACCACCGCCAGTCATCCCGCATTCGGATTTGCTCAACGCGCTTAAAACGTGGCGTGACGAAAAGGCCGAAGAACTGAAAATCGATGCAGCGCTCCTCGCAAACAAGTCTCAGCTGATTTGGCTTGCCGCTCCGGGAAACATTCCGTGGGAAAAACGCTACGAAGAAGCGCACTTGATGCACTGGCAGCAAGGCCTCTGGAACGAGATTTTGCGTGACAAGTTGCCGACGGCAAAGCGCATTGGCGACGAAGAATAGAGCCTCAAAATAAAGGTTTTTAAATGGCCGCGTCCATCGTTATTGTAATCTTAGTGTTGCTGATTTTCGGCAGCAGCCCCATTGTTGAGATGATCTTGAAGATGCGTCGCATGAAAAAGGGCGATGACATCATCAAGGAACCGTGGCAAGAAATCCACGACATTCCGGGCTACCACGATGCAAGGAACATCGCGGCTTTTTACCCCATGAAGGGCGAGCCGAATATCATGCCGATTCTCGAGGAACTAGCCACCGAAGGACGCCTTTTGCTCCCAAAGTGCGAAGGAGACGGCATCATGCACTTCTACAAGATTGCAAACCTCAAGAAGGACCTGGTCAAGGGGCACTATGGAATCATGGAGCCCCGCGAAGGCATCGAGAAGTTTGAAGGCGACATTCCTGTGTTCCTGGTCCCAGGCGTAAAGTTCAACTGGGACGGGAGCAGACAAGGACACGGCAAGGGATACTACGACAGGTTCCTCGCCAAATACCCAAACGCATTTAAGGCAGGGATTATGACTCCGGCGCAACTTTCCAAGGAACCGCTAGAGCAGAAAGAAACCGATGTGAAAATGCACACGGTCATCGCCTGCCGAGAAAAGTATTAACCGACTCAACATTGGCGATCCCGGAATAAATCCGGGATGACAACGCAAAAGAAAAGTCTTTAACAAATCACGGAGATTCACAAAATGAGTTTCAATAATGACGACAGCCGTCGCGGTTTTGGTAACGATCGCAAGCGTCACTTTGGACGCACAGCACGCCCCACATTCGATGAGGCGAAGTTCAACCGCGAACATCCGGACGAACCTGAACGCGCACCCGAACGTCGCGAATTTTCACAGGAACGCCGTGGTGGCATCGGAAGCCAGGCACACCTCCGTCGCGACCGCGACGATTTCGCCAATCGCCCGAGCCGCTTCGACAGCGACCGTCCGAGCTTCGGCGACCGCCCGAAGCGCATTGAAGGCGAGCGCAATTTTGGCGAACGCCGCGAATTCGACAAAAGCCGTGCTAACCAGGAAAACTTCGTGCCAGCAGTCGGTGATGCCGATGCAGCCCCGCAGGTTGCCGTCGGTGGCATCAAGGAAGTTGAAGAACTCCTGAACAAGAACCCGCTCCAGGTCCACCGCGTACTCTTCATGCACAAGTCCGGCAACCCGAAGCTCTATGAACTCCAGAAGCTCGCCAAGCGCGCCCACGTGCACGTGCAGCAGGTCGATTCCAAGATTCTCGACAGCTACGCCCGCCCGAACCACGGCGTCGTCGCCCTCATGAACGAGAAGGAACTCCTGAACTGGATGGACGTCCGCGAAGAATTCTTCAAAGCCCGTGACACGGGCGAAAAGAAGCTCATCGCCGTTGCCACAAACATCGAAGACCCGCGTAACCTCGGAGCTTGCATCCGTAGCTCGCTCGCCTTGGGCGTTGACATTTTGCTCCTCCCCGCAAAGGGCATGTGCGGCATTACCCCGAGCGTCGCCCGCACTTCTGCAGGCGCACTCGAAAAACTCCGCATCTGCCGTCCGGACAACCTTGAAGGCGCCATCGGTGAACTCAAAATGGCCGGCTACCAGATTCTCGGGCTCGATGCCGACACCGAAACAAACCTCGCCGGATTCGACTTTGCAGACCACGTGGTGCTCGCCGTCGGTGGCGAAGACGTAGGCCTGCCCCCGTTCATCAAGAAGCAATGCGACGCCGTACTCCGCATCCCGATGAAGCCCGAAGCTCATTCGTACAACGCATCTGTAGCCCTTTCGCTCGGCCTTTACGAATACGCTCGCTTGCGCATCAAAGCATAATTTGCACAATAGCGCGAAATTAGCCGTTGTAAAGTTGTAAACACAAACAACGTGTAAACAGAAATAAACGCACCCTTTCAACGAGGGTGCATTTATTTTTAGAAGAGATGGATAAGGAGTGTGGATACATTATGATAAAAAAAGCCCTATTATCGTGTTGCTTTGCGGCAGGGATGTCCCTTGCGCAAACGTACGACTTACCGATTGTTTTCGTTGACACCAAAGGCAAATGCCTTGACAAAAATGTCACCGAAAAAATTCCTGCAACAATGCGCGTGCTCGATGGAGAAAAAAACTCCGTTGCAGACAGTGCCAAAGGCACGCTTTATGACATTGGCATCAAGGTAAGAGGGCAATCATCCGCCTTGTTTCCGAAGCCAGGCTATGGCGTAGAAGTCCGTGACGAAAAAGGTGAAGGTCTTGACGTCAGCCTGTTCGGGCTCCCGCCTGCAGACGACTGGGTTTTCCATGGTCCTTATGTAGACAAGAGCATGATGCGAAACGCTCTCGCCCACTGGCTCTTTAGACAAGCAGGCCACTACAGCCCACGCACTAAGCATTTTGACTTGTACATCAACGGCGTTTACCGCGGCGTGTACGTGCTTATTGAAAAAATCAAACGCGGCAAGTATCGCGTGAACGTGAGCAAGCTTAAAGAAACCGACATCGCAGGCGATAGCCTCACCGGCGGCTACATTTGGGCTTTTGACAAAACGGGCACCAACACCGGTGGCGCAGGCAGTGGCCCCATCGAAAAGGAAGGCTTTAACACTTCTGACGGTTTAAACGTCATTTTGCACTACCCCAAAAAGGAAAACATCCAAAAGCAACAGGAAGATTACCTGAAAAAATACCTGAACGATCTTGAAGGCTTGTTCAAGAACGGCAAGAACGGTCAAGGCTATGAAAACTACGTGGATATGACATCGGCTCTGGACTACGTCTTGCACGAAGAAGTGACAAACAACGCGGACTCCTACTGGTGCAGTTTCTTCTTGCACAAGCCAAAGGACAAAACCGACAAGAACGGAGTCAAGACGGAAGGCAAGGTAACACTTGGCCCGGCTTGGGACTTTAACCTCGCCATGAGTAATGGCAGCCAGCCCGAAAATGGCGGTGGCAATAACGGCGGTGGCATGTGGGGCGGCGGCTTCGGTGGTGGTTTCGGTGGTGGCGGAAACGGCTTCGGAAGTTCCGGCACAAGCGGCTGGCAAATCGAAAACAGCCAAAAGTCAGGCAATGGCGGCATGTGGGGCATGGGTAGCTCCCTCAAGGCCCCAAACTGGCTCCTTGGCATGTGGAAGGACAGTCACTACCAAAGTGAATTGAAGAAACGCTGGGCAGAACTCCGCAGTGGCGTTTGGCACACCAAGACTTTGGATCTCTACCTCGATTCCATGAAGACGTACCTCAAGAACGCAGCTGACAGAAACTTCAAGCGCTGGCCGAACTTGGGCAAATCAAGCGGTCAGAACGATGCGGACCCGCAGCCAATGAAATACTGCAATAGCAGCAGTGGCGGCTTTGGCATGCCTATGGGTGGCTACAACGCAACCACGTGGGATGGAGAATTTGAACATCTCCGCAAGAAGATGAAAGAAAGAATGCAGTGGATGGACGAACAGCTTGGATTCAAGGAACCGGCCTCCCCCATTGCGATGGCTCCTGTAGATCCGTCAATCCATGAACCCGATTGGCAGAACGACGGCAAGGACAAAGATTCCATTCCGATGGGCATCCGCTATGACGATCTCAGCAGACTGTCTCCGACAAACTTCTTCGTGGTCATTGGCAACTACCTCGAAATCCACACGGATATGGGCGGCAAGTTTGCTCTAGTCGATCTGAATGGTGCTGTTCTGTACAAGACGCAGATCAAGGCGGGAACGACCAATATCGAGATTCCGTCCAAGGCAAGAAACAAGCACTGGATAGCAACGCTTAACGGCAAAATGCTTTCTAAATAAACTTCTTAATGAATTCCTCACTTAATAGAAATGCCGGCTCACGGGAGTCGGCATTTTCCTATTCATGGATGATGCCCGCGCGGTGGCGGGCATGACAAAATAATTACGTGTTCCAGAGCCAGGTGCTGAGGTAGCGTTCACCAGTATCCGGAAGCACTGCGACAATGCGCTTGCCCTTGAATTCCGGGCGTTTTGCGACAGTAAGAGCGCATTCGAGAGCGGCACCCGACGAAATCCCGACGAAGATTCCTTCTTCGGCAGCGGCAGCACGAGCGGCGTTCCCCGCCTTTTCGGTGCTCGTGAGGTAGACTTCGTCAATAACCTTCGGATCGTAATTCTTGGGGACAAAGTTTGCACCGATGCCCTGAATTTTGTGCGGGCCCGCAACACCCTTAGAAATCATCGGAGAATCGTCCGGCTCAATCGCAATCACATAGACGTTAGGATTCTTTTCCTTGAGGTACTTCGCCGTGCCAGAAACAGTTCCGCCCGTACCAGCAGTCGCGATGAACACATCCACCTTGCCATCCGTATCGCGCCAAATTTCTGGACCGGTCGTGAGGTAATGCGCTTCGGGATTTGCCGGATTGTCGAACTGCTGCGGAATAAAGCTACCCGGATTAGCGGCTGCGATTTCATTTGCCTTCGCGATGCAGCCAGCCATGCCCTTTGCACCTTCGGTCAGCACCACTTCGGCACCAAGCGACTTCAAAAGCATACGGCGTTCCATGCTCATGGAATCGGGCATCGTGAGCACCACCTTGTAGCCCTTGACTGCACCGACATAAGCAAGGCCAACCCCCGTATTACCGCTCGTCGGCTCGATGATGAGCGCACCCGGTTTGAGTTTGCCTTCCTGTTCGGCACGATTAATCATGTTCAGCGCCACGCGGTCCTTTGCGCTACCGAGCGGGTTAAACATTTCGAGTTTCACATAGACTTCGGCATCGCCCTTGTTGAGCTTATTGATGCGGACGAGCGGCGTATTGCCAATCGTTTCGAGAATGTTGTTATAAATAGCCATAAAAAAAGTTCTCCGTACTGTACGGAGAACAATCTAGAATTAATTTAAAGAGAGCGGCTTGATACTTGATTTATTTTGCCAAGTCTGCACGGTACCATTCACCGTATGCTCTCGCTTTCTTGGTTGGGCTACCCAATGTTTCGCAGGCCCAAGTTTTACTTGTAAATCGATTGTACGAAAGTTCTGTGTTTTCGTCAAGGAGGCCGTCGCAATCTTCGACAAGGAATGCAATCGGGAAGTACATTGCCGTCTGCATGCATGGTCCTCCCGGATTAACAGATGATATTTCGATGCTCCCTTTAGAAATTTTGCTCAACACGTGTCCTGTGGGTTGCGCTCCATCGTGACTCAAAACAAGGAATGTTTTGCAGTTTTCCTTTGGAGTTCTGTTTCCGACAATGGATGCCGTCATTGGGAAATAGTTGCCGATATCAGAAACGTTGATTTCTTTCAAAAATGGATTGATGCCGGAACGATTCTGTTCAATGTCTTCGTCTAAATATGCCGTTGAGGGGAGACCTCCGTTGTAGGCTAGTACATGTTCGTCGAACGAAAGCTCGCTCGGATCATCTGTAAATTGCACCGTATATTTGTCAAGTGTGAATGCAGCGGTGTCGATGGGGGTAGTGTCCCTAGGTATGGCAATTACGTTCAATGTATCCGGATCCGGCGGTTCAGTACTTGAACTAGACATATCGCGAGATGTTGAAGACGGAGTTGTAAAACGCCCCGTCGTTGAGCTTGCACCTTTGGAAATAGCGTTGCACACTTCACCCGAGAACTTCGAGAAATCCTTAAAGAGTTCATTGAAATCGATGGTGGTTTTTGCAGGTTTAGTCGAGCAAGTACCAGGAACATTATTCGTGCATTTTGTCATAGCAACGGCTCTATCATCAAAACAATAGGCCGTCACATCGCCATTTTCATCACAGGATTCTTTGTTATTACTACCATTGAAAACAAGCGCCCTGGATTGGCACGATGCGACAAATTCCGCAAGCACGCTATCACAAGAGCTTCCAAAGTTTTTCATTTCTATGGAGTTTTCAACAAGGCCATCATTCACCTTGAGTTTTGCCTCAAAAGATTTTCCATCAGCCGTGCAACCCGCTTCAGCGCCGTTTTCTTCGCCATAGACAGAAATATCGGCATTGTCAACATTCAACACCTCTGTTGCTTTGGTGGAAAAGACAATCTGAGAAGGTCCATTCATCGAATTGCTACTGCCGTTTGCTTTCGACGAACTGCTGTTTTGAGCAACAGCATTATCCTCAATCGCAGCTCCACTGACATTGCTAT
Coding sequences within it:
- the rplI gene encoding 50S ribosomal protein L9 — its product is MEIILKANVPHLGKMLDVVKVKDGYARNYLFPRKLAVRATKEAKLEIENNRAAVEAQFQKELAAAGDVAAKLAQVSVNLERRVVEGERLYGSVTAGDIAEAITKAGVKVSRAQIDLAEPIKQLGVYTVTVKVFSDVEAQVKVWVVAEK
- the rpsR gene encoding 30S ribosomal protein S18, with the translated sequence MAFEDKKQATRIRRKKTCWFTENNVKFIDYKDEKTLRRFISERGKIIPRRISGTSAKYQRMLNEAIKRARQMAILPFVSDSMR
- the rpsF gene encoding 30S ribosomal protein S6, which codes for MRQYETMVIIDAMISDDAIKAEVETIAANITNGNGEILRRDDWGKRKLAYTINKRQHGYYVIFYYKAEASVVANMEAALKLNENVLRWMTLADYPMSEIVYDQTQAQSTEEIIPVDAEEGEAE
- a CDS encoding tryptophan-rich sensory protein — translated: MVETSQFLYQLWRDFSYWFCRIDKLADFAIYIFLPFFWAFVFFSLRKNSPRKKLWLAVALIYPVVLLVGFTISQAIFTNPLHCILIFIPYFVGVALGSLFSVSKNLHWILVPILPLLTYSAVIFWDVYPPVFYPFAEIVDEPMQDVELKIAQNADYEIEMILEDAWWNDTRIIAVRERNDSVFYRAAYRMCSAENIDDEGYKHRIKPNIDSVQWTLLSPEKSLIAKSLKNSIEKYKQEYHSDLVWDGYSVDVSLKDYKRKTSRRLDLSNASILGMQGAMAIEKMMLDLMPPRETFTTLSYDKVSKKCAEIENARIQQIEASRNSK
- a CDS encoding tryptophan--tRNA ligase: MRKISLTGIKPTGTPHLGNYVGAIRPALELTKTYDTVYFIADYHALTTVQNGAEMRANIYKVAATWLALGLNPEESLFYKQSDIPEIFELSWALSCFTPKGFMNRAHAYKAKVEANTAAGVDVDSNVNMGLYCYPCLMDADILMFSADIVPVGKDQKQHVEFARDIAIKFNKHFGEDVFTVPEPVFQESTGVIPGLDGRKMSKSYDNYIDIFLEPKALKKRLGKIVTNSQGIEEPKDPDTCNVFKLYKLFATPEQTEALAARYRAGGMGWGHAKQELQNVLEEHLGAAREKYFYLLDHTDEIEKILAYGKERARAKAKVMMDRVRHLLGTY
- a CDS encoding ribonuclease D codes for the protein MVDSEESLANLLADLELYDMAAVDTEADSMYHYTARLCLIQITIGEHHYIVDPLCGLDLAPLFKARAMQTLIFHGADYDLRLLWQTYGFSPKSIFDTMLAAKILGEQHLGLADLVKEYFGDELKKENQRADWTIRPLSLDMCEYAIHDTFYLHELCAILAEKLQQAGRMNWLTEQCNTLIEHARTPNAPKKDPWRITGSSIYSPCALNILKHLWEWREKQAEELDRPPYKVMQSELMLAIVNAQNSHFPEVSETFLPKLPRNFKGDRLDSFLNMLRTAVAVPECDWPMRLPKAPPPPVIPHSDLLNALKTWRDEKAEELKIDAALLANKSQLIWLAAPGNIPWEKRYEEAHLMHWQQGLWNEILRDKLPTAKRIGDEE
- a CDS encoding 5-formyltetrahydrofolate cyclo-ligase — translated: MAASIVIVILVLLIFGSSPIVEMILKMRRMKKGDDIIKEPWQEIHDIPGYHDARNIAAFYPMKGEPNIMPILEELATEGRLLLPKCEGDGIMHFYKIANLKKDLVKGHYGIMEPREGIEKFEGDIPVFLVPGVKFNWDGSRQGHGKGYYDRFLAKYPNAFKAGIMTPAQLSKEPLEQKETDVKMHTVIACREKY
- a CDS encoding TrmH family RNA methyltransferase, which gives rise to MSFNNDDSRRGFGNDRKRHFGRTARPTFDEAKFNREHPDEPERAPERREFSQERRGGIGSQAHLRRDRDDFANRPSRFDSDRPSFGDRPKRIEGERNFGERREFDKSRANQENFVPAVGDADAAPQVAVGGIKEVEELLNKNPLQVHRVLFMHKSGNPKLYELQKLAKRAHVHVQQVDSKILDSYARPNHGVVALMNEKELLNWMDVREEFFKARDTGEKKLIAVATNIEDPRNLGACIRSSLALGVDILLLPAKGMCGITPSVARTSAGALEKLRICRPDNLEGAIGELKMAGYQILGLDADTETNLAGFDFADHVVLAVGGEDVGLPPFIKKQCDAVLRIPMKPEAHSYNASVALSLGLYEYARLRIKA
- a CDS encoding CotH kinase family protein encodes the protein MSLAQTYDLPIVFVDTKGKCLDKNVTEKIPATMRVLDGEKNSVADSAKGTLYDIGIKVRGQSSALFPKPGYGVEVRDEKGEGLDVSLFGLPPADDWVFHGPYVDKSMMRNALAHWLFRQAGHYSPRTKHFDLYINGVYRGVYVLIEKIKRGKYRVNVSKLKETDIAGDSLTGGYIWAFDKTGTNTGGAGSGPIEKEGFNTSDGLNVILHYPKKENIQKQQEDYLKKYLNDLEGLFKNGKNGQGYENYVDMTSALDYVLHEEVTNNADSYWCSFFLHKPKDKTDKNGVKTEGKVTLGPAWDFNLAMSNGSQPENGGGNNGGGMWGGGFGGGFGGGGNGFGSSGTSGWQIENSQKSGNGGMWGMGSSLKAPNWLLGMWKDSHYQSELKKRWAELRSGVWHTKTLDLYLDSMKTYLKNAADRNFKRWPNLGKSSGQNDADPQPMKYCNSSSGGFGMPMGGYNATTWDGEFEHLRKKMKERMQWMDEQLGFKEPASPIAMAPVDPSIHEPDWQNDGKDKDSIPMGIRYDDLSRLSPTNFFVVIGNYLEIHTDMGGKFALVDLNGAVLYKTQIKAGTTNIEIPSKARNKHWIATLNGKMLSK
- the cysK gene encoding cysteine synthase A; this encodes MAIYNNILETIGNTPLVRINKLNKGDAEVYVKLEMFNPLGSAKDRVALNMINRAEQEGKLKPGALIIEPTSGNTGVGLAYVGAVKGYKVVLTMPDSMSMERRMLLKSLGAEVVLTEGAKGMAGCIAKANEIAAANPGSFIPQQFDNPANPEAHYLTTGPEIWRDTDGKVDVFIATAGTGGTVSGTAKYLKEKNPNVYVIAIEPDDSPMISKGVAGPHKIQGIGANFVPKNYDPKVIDEVYLTSTEKAGNAARAAAAEEGIFVGISSGAALECALTVAKRPEFKGKRIVAVLPDTGERYLSTWLWNT